The Ziziphus jujuba cultivar Dongzao chromosome 7, ASM3175591v1 genome includes a region encoding these proteins:
- the LOC107433457 gene encoding UPF0481 protein At3g47200-like produces the protein MGEIKPCIIIDIPEELEPDLKKTCWIQRVPRKLRQVNEAAYTPKLISIGPFHHGKPTLNVMENHKTKYYHKFWERDFCKHIREKDIIRDFTGEVTNRRQRIRNIYAGTFDHVKDMNHFLEVILRDSCFIFELFLRNFENRLHDKKPEDITDYILRTPWLKTSIKLDLIMLENQLPYFVFTELFDFILENQPQNLNNIPPYLSKSQSESERHHFIMKMTCEFFSYYYYSYGKVTTSKSLVFIADSFESDEMQRFKDIKHFTDLVRQFMRPSNYVPSSEHANCRHSAKELDRAGVDFVPCSNRFLTDIKFNEKGNILEVPTFEVTDFTECLIRNVMALEQCLYPFEAQICNYISLLDQLINTDEDVKLLVKKKVVANWLGSNDAVAHLINTL, from the coding sequence ATGGGAGAGATAAAGCCTTGTATAATAATTGACATTCCAGAGGAGTTGGAACCTGACTTGAAAAAAACATGTTGGATCCAGAGGGTTCCAAGGAAGCTTCGACAGGTAAACGAAGCAGCTTACACTCCCAAACTGATATCCATAGGCCCTTTTCACCATGGAAAACCAACactcaatgtcatggaaaacCACAAAACCAAATATTACCACAAATTCTGGGAAAGGGACTTCTGTAAACATATTAGGGAGAAGGATATTATCAGAGATTTCACCGGAGAAGTAACCAATCGCCGACAACGCATCCGGAATATCTATGCGGGGACCTTTGATCATGTGAAGGACATGAACCACTTCTTGGAGGTGATTTTGCGAGACTCCTGCTTCATCTTCGAGCTCTTCTTGAGAAACTTCGAAAATCGGCTTCACGATAAGAAGCCAGAGGATATAACTGACTATATATTGAGAACACCATGGCTGAAGACAAGTATAAAACTGGACTTGATAATGCTGGAAAATCAGCTACCATATTTTGTTTTCACCGAACTATTCGACTTCATCCTCGAAAACCAGCCGCAGAATTTGAATAACATCCCTCCTTATCTATCCAAAAGCCAAAGTGAAAGTGAACGCCACCATTTCATTATGAAGATGACCTGCGAATTCTTCAGTTATTATTACTACTCGTATGGAAAAGTAACAACATCCAAATCCCTTGTCTTCATTGCTGATTCGTTCGAATCCGACGAAATGCAACGCTTCAAGGACATCAAACATTTCACTGATTTGGTCAGGCAGTTCATGCGTCCAAGTAATTATGTTCCTAGTTCTGAACATGCCAACTGTCGCCATAGTGCAAAGGAACTAGACAGAGCAGGGGTGGACTTTGTGCCATGTAGTAACAGGTTCTTAACTGACATAAAGTTTAATGAAAAGGGTAACATATTGGAGGTCCCTACATTTGAGGTGACAGACTTCACAGAGTGCCTAATAAGGAATGTCATGGCGTTGGAGCAGTGTCTTTATCCTTTTGAGGCTCAAATCTGCAATTATATTTCCCTGCTTGATCAACTTATCAACACCGATGAAGATGTGAAATTGCTGGTTAAGAAGAAGGTTGTTGCTAACTGGCTAGGCAGCAATGATGCCGTTGCCCACTTGATTAACACGCTTTGA